The genome window AAATCAATATAAGTTTCGGAATCGCAGAAAATAATTATTTCTTAGAAGTAGAAGACAATGGAATTGGAATGGATAATTCTAAAACTCCGATGCTATTTGATTATGACAAGAACCACTCAACAGAAGGAACTTCTGGCGAGAAAGGCACCGGATTCGGATTGCCATTTTCAAAGGAGATTCTGGATTCTTTGCATGCAACAATCTCAGTGAACACGGGATTAAACAAAGGATCAGTTTTCCGAATTACTTTTCCGAAAAGCAATAAGACTATTCTAATATTAGATGATGATCACAATTATAGAACATTGCTTAGGGAAATATTTAGAAAATACTGGAATGATATTTTGATAGTTGAAAAGAATGATGGGAATTCAGCTCTTCAGCAAATCGAGAAAATCGAAGTCGATTATATACTCACAGATTACCAAATGCCTGGAATGAATGGATTGGATTTTTCCTTCAGAGCCTTGAATTCTGAAAAGGTGCATCATCCAAAAATTGCTATGATTACATCCTATTCATCTCTGGAACCAGGTCGATTCGAAGAAGTGGAATTAAAGGCAAAAGAAATCGGAGTTGATTTAGTTTTATCCAAGTCGATGGACCCAATGGAAATAAAAAAAGTTCTCTATGATTTTATGAATTTATCTTCTCATTAATCTTCGTCTCTTTCAATCTCACTTTCTAAGGTATCGATAACCATCGACTGATAGATAAAATGAAACCATTCTCCAAACAATTTGAAACTCAAATTCTTCGGCCATAATTTATCATCCGTACACCAGTCAGATAGAATATCTTCAAAAACAATTTTATAATTTTTCTGAAGCCATTTATTGAACTCATCTTCAAAATCAAACTCCGGAGTTAGATACACATGAGCATGATCGTGAGATTTCATTGTATCTTCATATTCCATAAGATCTGTTGGGTAAATTTCATTTTGCCAATCAATTAATGGTTTTTTGTGAAATACTAAAAGTGCGCTTCTATTGATAATTGACATTATAATTACTCCGAATCCTGCGATATGCTAGGATTAATAACTTTTTTACATATTCGCATTATTGCAAAGCCCAAACAACTATAAAAAAAGCTCACCCTTCAATAGACTTTTTTCTTAAAAAACATTGACAAAAATCGCTCAGTGTTTTCTGTTTAACCAGAAGGTTAATTAACTAAATGGTTAAATACAATTCCAAAGATAAAACCAACGAATCAGTATTGAATGCAACTTTCTCAGCTTTGGCTGACCCAACTCGCCGAAAGATATTGATGCATTTGGTGAGCGGTGAAGCAACTGTCCTTGAACTAGCTGAACCGTTTGAAATGAGCATACCTGGTATTTCTAAGCATCTCAAAGTATTAGAAAAAGCAGGACTCATTGAACGCGGACGATCTGCACAATACAGGCCGTGCAAATTAAGACTAGAACCACTTCAAAAAGCGGACAATTGGATGGATCAATACAGAAACATGTGGGAAGATCGATTGGATCAATTGGATGATTATTTACAAAAACTTCAAAAAGAGCAAATTACTAAGAATAAATTATCAAAAGGAAATAAGATATGAACAAAATAATAAATGAATTTTTAAAAATTAATCCTGAACTCGATCTAATGTTCGAAAGAAATGTTGATGTTCCATGCGAATTGGTTTGGAAGGCATGGACCGATCCAAAACATTTGGTGGAATGGTTTACTCCGAAGCCTTGGAAAACTACTGATTGCTTTATTGATCTTCGACCAGGAGGAGAATTTCGAACGATTATGCAATCTCCAGAAGGTGAAAAGTTTGATAATTCAGGATGCTATTTAGAAATCATAAACGAACAACTATTAGTTTGGACTGATGCTTTGCAACCAGGCTTTAGACCATCGACTGAAGGGTTTTTTACTGGAATCATAATCCTAGAAAAGACAACAAATGGTACAAAATATACAGCAATCGCCAAACATAAATCTATCGAAGATTGCAAAAAACATGCGGAGATGGGATTTGTTGAGGGATGGGGAACAGCTCTGAATCAACTCGTAGAATTTATAAAGAGCAATAATCAATGAACGAGAATTCTAAGGAAACATTTGATAGACAAATATCCGTTATTCGAGAATATGATGCTCCAATTGAGATGGTATTCAATTCTTGGACGAATTCAGGATCACTGGATATTTGGTGGGGTCCAAACGGATTCAAAAATTCAACTAAATCGATGGATTTTAAACTCGGAGGAAAATGGATCTATACAATGCTTGCTCCCGATGGTACGATTTATCCTAACTGTATTACGTATACTGAGATTATTCCCAATCAATTGATCAGATATAATCATGGGTCTGAAGAAGAAATATCGCCTG of Leptospira sp. GIMC2001 contains these proteins:
- a CDS encoding SRPBCC family protein — encoded protein: MNKIINEFLKINPELDLMFERNVDVPCELVWKAWTDPKHLVEWFTPKPWKTTDCFIDLRPGGEFRTIMQSPEGEKFDNSGCYLEIINEQLLVWTDALQPGFRPSTEGFFTGIIILEKTTNGTKYTAIAKHKSIEDCKKHAEMGFVEGWGTALNQLVEFIKSNNQ
- a CDS encoding ArsR/SmtB family transcription factor, yielding MVKYNSKDKTNESVLNATFSALADPTRRKILMHLVSGEATVLELAEPFEMSIPGISKHLKVLEKAGLIERGRSAQYRPCKLRLEPLQKADNWMDQYRNMWEDRLDQLDDYLQKLQKEQITKNKLSKGNKI
- a CDS encoding SRPBCC domain-containing protein, whose protein sequence is MNENSKETFDRQISVIREYDAPIEMVFNSWTNSGSLDIWWGPNGFKNSTKSMDFKLGGKWIYTMLAPDGTIYPNCITYTEIIPNQLIRYNHGSEEEISPEDFQVVVKFEKSEKGTRISMTMTLPSKEAKDTAVKFGAVEGANQTLAKLNLFVDSELKT